One genomic segment of Helicobacter enhydrae includes these proteins:
- the corA gene encoding magnesium/cobalt transporter CorA, with protein sequence MIKIFAREDQKILQKNLHDSLLQNILWIDLQDPTNDEVSYIAQTYNLEIPSNEEREEIEESARYWEDPQSITINTYFLIPSVKDRRVNNQTITFILHQDILLTIRYGDFSVFDETQKTLLANPIDYNNGFEVISKIFEIRVEKDADMLENFARSTRALRAKVFDQDIHAYDEMLAHLSRLQEFNMEVRDSLFDKRRAITAMLKSIKPSGEIKKNLTIILKDINSLIEFANTSMNALDNIQSLLTNQINIEQNKTIKLFTVVTVVMMPPTLIGTIYGMNFKHMPELEWSFGYPLVILIMILSTLFPFLYFKKKGWLK encoded by the coding sequence GTGATCAAGATTTTTGCTAGAGAAGATCAAAAAATTTTACAAAAAAACCTCCATGATTCTTTGCTGCAAAATATTTTGTGGATTGATTTGCAAGATCCGACTAATGATGAGGTGAGTTATATCGCTCAAACCTACAATCTTGAAATCCCAAGCAACGAGGAGCGAGAGGAGATTGAGGAGAGTGCGCGTTATTGGGAAGATCCTCAAAGTATCACGATTAATACTTATTTTTTGATTCCTTCAGTCAAAGATAGACGCGTCAATAACCAAACGATTACTTTTATTTTGCACCAAGATATTTTATTGACGATACGCTATGGGGATTTTAGCGTCTTTGATGAGACGCAAAAAACCCTTCTTGCAAATCCTATTGATTACAACAATGGGTTTGAAGTCATTAGCAAGATCTTTGAGATTCGTGTGGAAAAAGATGCGGATATGTTGGAAAACTTCGCAAGATCAACGCGCGCTTTGAGGGCAAAGGTTTTTGATCAAGATATCCACGCTTATGATGAAATGCTTGCCCATCTCTCAAGGTTGCAAGAGTTTAATATGGAAGTGCGTGATTCTTTGTTTGACAAACGACGCGCGATTACTGCGATGCTCAAGAGTATCAAACCAAGTGGGGAGATCAAAAAGAATCTCACGATTATTTTGAAAGACATCAATTCTCTGATTGAGTTTGCAAACACTAGTATGAATGCTCTAGATAACATTCAAAGTCTGCTAACCAATCAGATCAATATCGAGCAAAACAAGACAATCAAGCTTTTCACGGTTGTGACCGTTGTGATGATGCCTCCTACATTGATTGGGACAATCTATGGTATGAACTTCAAGCATATGCCTGAATTGGAGTGGAGCTTTGGTTATCCTTTGGTGATTTTGATAATGATACTTTCTACGCTTTTTCCATTTTTGTATTTCAAGAAAAAGGGTTGGTTGAAATAA
- a CDS encoding MaoC/PaaZ C-terminal domain-containing protein: MNAYAFDEIHIGHTESFEICITKEKMDSFLRITGDINPMHLDSQYAKKSGFESRIVYGMLSASFLSTFAGVYLPGKFCLLHEVALKFSNPVYVGDTLKITGRVSEKQEAYQQITIKMIIERIQREGGGGGIYV; encoded by the coding sequence ATGAATGCTTATGCATTTGATGAAATCCATATAGGACATACAGAAAGCTTTGAGATTTGTATAACAAAAGAAAAAATGGATAGTTTTTTGCGTATTACAGGCGATATTAATCCTATGCATTTGGATTCTCAATATGCTAAAAAAAGTGGTTTTGAATCACGCATTGTATATGGAATGCTTAGTGCGAGTTTTTTATCAACATTTGCAGGAGTTTATTTACCAGGTAAATTTTGTCTTTTGCATGAAGTGGCATTGAAATTTTCAAATCCTGTATATGTTGGCGATACGCTAAAAATTACAGGCAGAGTAAGTGAAAAACAAGAAGCTTACCAGCAAATTACTATCAAGATGATTATTGAAAGGATTCAACGCGAAGGTGGCGGGGGGGGGATTTATGTGTAA
- a CDS encoding LTA synthase family protein, with protein sequence MRSQSNVSSLKRINHLVPHPIMAFAWAIRDYREGVDFSLADSKEGKALLSKAKISFFETTPQNPFLRENPPHVILNLMESFGNNFLAFDDKVAFDLLGSLRHHFESDFVFSRFLPYSNGTAASLSGLFFGSPMAHIGLSKVKNKALEGNAFGLYAQNGYEVIFLTAGNASWAGYGDYALVQGAHKVYDSNEIIDLYPQSKQYKTAYGIPDEYVYRLVIKLLQEATKPLFICILTTSNHPPEIIPTHYKPYPLKKDISKILPNEKRMLIAEAYQYANDSFGKFLDFIKTSPLKDRTIIAATGDHKMRSLVPFEVKREFLNFSVPLYLYIPKPYLDAVRFGFDPTRLGSHKDIFPTLFAYSLSNVRYFSNGGENMLTQKQDKPFAYNTTIFANELGIYMGGDEYYPWKNPIGIEILDKPRKAPKALIERIKAYKEFQWWQIRARSVGVKE encoded by the coding sequence TTGAGATCACAAAGCAATGTCTCATCTCTCAAACGCATCAATCATCTTGTGCCTCATCCTATTATGGCATTTGCTTGGGCTATCAGAGATTATAGAGAGGGTGTTGATTTTTCATTGGCTGATTCAAAAGAGGGCAAAGCATTGCTTTCAAAAGCTAAAATTTCTTTTTTTGAAACAACTCCTCAAAATCCATTCCTACGAGAGAATCCACCTCATGTCATCTTGAATCTAATGGAGAGTTTTGGAAACAATTTTTTGGCATTTGATGATAAGGTGGCGTTTGATCTTTTGGGATCTTTGCGACATCATTTTGAATCTGATTTTGTTTTTTCTCGTTTTCTACCCTATAGCAATGGCACTGCTGCTAGTCTCTCTGGATTGTTTTTTGGATCTCCTATGGCTCATATTGGATTAAGCAAGGTAAAAAATAAGGCTTTAGAGGGGAATGCTTTTGGATTGTATGCCCAAAATGGTTATGAAGTGATTTTTTTAACAGCAGGAAATGCAAGTTGGGCAGGGTATGGGGATTATGCGTTGGTGCAGGGAGCACACAAAGTTTATGATTCTAATGAAATCATTGATCTATATCCCCAATCCAAACAATACAAGACAGCTTATGGCATTCCTGATGAATATGTTTATCGTTTGGTCATCAAGCTTCTACAGGAAGCCACGAAGCCGTTGTTTATCTGCATTTTAACGACATCCAATCATCCGCCAGAGATTATCCCCACTCATTACAAACCCTATCCTCTCAAAAAAGATATTTCAAAAATATTACCCAATGAAAAAAGAATGCTTATTGCTGAGGCTTATCAATATGCCAATGATAGTTTTGGAAAGTTTTTGGATTTTATCAAAACTTCACCACTCAAAGATAGAACAATCATTGCAGCCACAGGTGATCACAAAATGCGTAGCCTTGTCCCATTTGAAGTCAAAAGAGAGTTTCTAAATTTTTCAGTCCCACTCTATCTGTATATTCCCAAGCCCTATTTAGATGCAGTTAGATTTGGATTTGATCCTACAAGACTTGGATCGCATAAAGATATTTTTCCTACGCTATTTGCTTATTCTCTTTCAAATGTGAGATATTTTAGCAATGGAGGAGAAAATATGCTTACTCAAAAGCAAGATAAGCCATTTGCCTACAATACCACAATCTTTGCTAATGAGCTTGGAATCTATATGGGTGGAGATGAGTATTATCCTTGGAAAAATCCAATAGGGATTGAAATCTTGGATAAACCTAGAAAAGCACCCAAAGCTTTGATAGAACGCATAAAGGCTTACAAAGAGTTTCAATGGTGGCAAATACGAGCTAGAAGCGTGGGGGTGAAAGAGTGA
- a CDS encoding LTA synthase family protein: protein MKVFRFNQKLLLSIFVFIVIFMSFALIARIIMHLSYIDWKITQENLSSIFRFYQYGLAYDLRIVASALILPFLLGYICHLFQWGRERFFECFAWIMGIYGFLFTLAYLINYFYFQLYRTQIDIFIFGLINDDTKLILTTAFKDYPLVWGILFALGIGYLSYILARKIAKTSALESDFISPPPPQEASRPCCL from the coding sequence ATGAAAGTTTTTCGTTTTAATCAAAAATTGCTTTTGAGTATTTTTGTTTTTATTGTGATTTTTATGAGTTTTGCATTGATTGCAAGAATCATTATGCATTTAAGTTATATTGATTGGAAGATTACGCAAGAGAATCTAAGTTCAATCTTTCGTTTTTATCAATATGGATTAGCGTATGATTTGAGGATTGTAGCAAGTGCCTTGATTTTGCCTTTTTTGCTTGGATATATATGCCATTTATTTCAATGGGGGAGAGAGAGGTTTTTTGAGTGCTTTGCTTGGATTATGGGAATCTATGGATTTTTGTTTACTCTAGCATATTTGATTAATTATTTTTATTTTCAACTCTATCGCACACAGATTGATATTTTTATTTTTGGACTTATCAACGACGACACAAAGCTCATTCTTACAACTGCCTTCAAAGATTATCCTCTTGTATGGGGGATTTTGTTTGCTTTGGGGATTGGATATTTGAGTTATATCCTTGCTAGGAAAATAGCTAAAACTTCTGCTTTAGAATCTGATTTTATTTCACCCCCCCCCCCGCAAGAAGCTAGTCGCCCTTGTTGTCTTTAA
- the gap gene encoding type I glyceraldehyde-3-phosphate dehydrogenase: MKKVKVGINGSGRIGLCTARVIAQREDVELVAINTTADIDTLVHLIKYDSVHRGFEVQKINDTTISMGYSKNIKVLSSRIPQEIGFGACGVEGVIECTGAFNSLEKSSLHLNGGVQKVIISAPADETPTYVYGVNHTQYQGEAVISNASCTTNCLAPIVQVLDLAFGIVDGLMTTVHSYTNDQNLLDVRHKDIRRARAAGLNTIPTSTGAAKAVGLVLPHLNGKLNGFAIRVPTPDVSLVDLSVNLKQKVTPQEVNALMREVSVGDKKGIIGIDEDKCVSSDFIGSSLSAIFVPDKTIVVGDSHLKVLAWYDNEMGYCNRLVDMSVYTLRF; the protein is encoded by the coding sequence ATGAAAAAGGTAAAAGTTGGAATCAATGGTAGTGGTAGGATTGGTCTATGCACAGCAAGAGTGATTGCTCAACGCGAAGATGTGGAGCTTGTAGCGATCAATACTACTGCGGATATAGATACTTTGGTGCATTTGATCAAATATGATTCGGTGCATCGCGGATTTGAAGTGCAAAAAATCAATGACACAACAATCAGCATGGGGTATTCCAAAAACATAAAAGTCTTGAGTTCGCGTATTCCTCAAGAGATTGGCTTTGGTGCTTGTGGGGTGGAGGGGGTGATAGAATGCACGGGAGCGTTTAATTCTCTAGAAAAATCTTCACTCCACCTAAATGGCGGAGTGCAAAAAGTGATCATTTCTGCACCAGCAGATGAAACGCCAACTTATGTCTATGGGGTTAATCACACACAATATCAAGGTGAAGCGGTGATCTCAAATGCAAGTTGCACAACTAATTGTTTGGCTCCCATTGTGCAAGTGCTCGATTTGGCGTTTGGGATTGTTGATGGGTTGATGACAACGGTGCATAGCTATACCAATGACCAAAATCTCCTTGATGTGAGGCACAAAGACATACGCCGTGCAAGAGCTGCAGGGCTAAACACGATCCCCACAAGCACGGGTGCAGCCAAAGCTGTCGGTTTGGTTTTGCCACATTTGAATGGCAAACTCAACGGCTTTGCGATTCGTGTCCCAACACCTGATGTGAGCTTGGTGGATTTGAGCGTCAATCTCAAACAAAAAGTCACTCCTCAAGAAGTCAATGCTCTAATGCGCGAAGTGAGTGTGGGGGACAAAAAGGGCATCATCGGTATAGATGAGGACAAATGTGTGTCAAGTGATTTTATAGGCTCTTCTTTGAGTGCTATTTTTGTCCCAGACAAAACCATTGTAGTCGGGGATTCTCACCTCAAGGTGTTGGCGTGGTATGACAATGAGATGGGATACTGCAATCGTTTGGTGGATATGAGTGTCTATACTTTGAGGTTTTAG
- a CDS encoding lipid A deacylase LpxR family protein, whose protein sequence is MRLIIGVCLFCIGLWGDDSGATQAFAPYTKHYFSITTQNDSYFNVFIDRYYTAGHSLLYSSQEGKYGVLDSLGLLDGFTSWSLVLSQSIYTSRNRQDRRPEIGDHPFAGLLNLAFLWHHRSVNALENLSVRVGVVGRYSFAEEVQNGIHRLFDSVILKGWDTQISDGWIVNLSYDWTYRYPICDFGNFAIDVLPYVDVAVGNANIYAKAGAVMRLGHHLDSTFLPQGIGGENGGANSGRNFADGLGYYLFVGSYGEFVGRNLFVQGHYGDSYPDAKMRQWIGGLRAGLSIISETMSFTYQIFYLSAEFEKQDAPHGIGSLNFAWSF, encoded by the coding sequence ATGAGACTGATAATCGGGGTATGCCTCTTTTGTATAGGGCTGTGGGGTGATGATAGTGGAGCAACACAAGCATTTGCCCCTTATACCAAGCATTATTTTTCTATCACAACGCAAAATGATTCGTATTTCAATGTGTTTATTGATCGCTATTACACCGCTGGGCATAGTTTGCTCTATAGCTCACAAGAGGGCAAATATGGGGTGCTAGATTCGCTAGGTTTGCTCGATGGTTTCACTTCGTGGAGTTTGGTGCTATCTCAAAGCATTTATACTTCTAGAAATCGCCAAGACAGGCGTCCTGAGATAGGGGATCACCCATTTGCAGGATTACTCAATCTTGCTTTTTTGTGGCACCACCGCTCTGTTAATGCGTTGGAGAATCTAAGCGTGAGAGTGGGGGTAGTGGGGCGTTATTCGTTTGCAGAAGAAGTGCAAAATGGGATTCATAGACTATTTGATAGTGTGATTTTGAAAGGCTGGGATACACAAATCAGTGATGGCTGGATTGTCAATCTCTCCTATGATTGGACTTATCGCTACCCAATCTGTGATTTTGGAAATTTTGCAATCGATGTTTTGCCCTATGTTGATGTGGCGGTGGGAAATGCAAATATATATGCCAAAGCAGGGGCTGTGATGCGTCTAGGGCATCATCTTGATAGCACATTTTTGCCACAGGGGATAGGGGGTGAGAATGGGGGTGCAAATAGTGGGAGGAATTTTGCAGATGGGCTTGGATATTATCTGTTTGTAGGCTCTTATGGTGAGTTTGTTGGTCGCAATCTTTTTGTCCAAGGGCATTATGGGGATTCTTATCCTGATGCGAAAATGCGTCAATGGATTGGTGGGTTGCGTGCAGGGCTATCTATCATCTCTGAAACGATGAGTTTCACCTATCAAATCTTTTATTTGAGTGCAGAGTTTGAGAAGCAAGACGCCCCTCATGGCATAGGAAGTTTGAATTTTGCGTGGAGTTTTTGA
- a CDS encoding HU family DNA-binding protein, whose amino-acid sequence MNKSEFIDLVKDAGEFETKKEAEKAINGFIAGVEAALIRKESIELVGFGKFETALQKGKEGKVPGSDKTYKTADKLVPKFKPGKGLKDKVAAAKK is encoded by the coding sequence ATGAATAAATCAGAGTTCATTGATCTTGTCAAAGATGCTGGTGAGTTTGAAACAAAAAAAGAGGCTGAAAAAGCGATTAATGGCTTTATCGCCGGTGTTGAAGCTGCACTAATCAGAAAAGAGAGCATCGAGTTGGTTGGTTTTGGAAAGTTTGAAACTGCATTGCAAAAAGGAAAAGAAGGCAAAGTTCCAGGAAGCGACAAAACTTACAAAACTGCTGACAAGCTTGTTCCAAAATTCAAGCCCGGAAAAGGTTTGAAAGACAAAGTAGCAGCAGCCAAAAAATAA
- a CDS encoding glucose-6-phosphate isomerase: MIKFESFYDAIRSRSIPNPSSEALDSVYEAIVKEKVSNKSGYYNLPFESRAIQDSRQYIQANQEFLCGIKHLVIIGVGGSSLGTKAIDTMLCHLPNRKAIELKFLEHTDPIEISKTLQGITLADTLFLMVSKSGSTIETSSLAKYVIHHFELLSHPKHLVVITDEDSPLCHWAKLKEIYCICIAKNVGGRFSVLSSVGILPLMILGYDVQSLLDGAKIFVMNFLHRKEDHLLRKAIFLAKSRERYQNNVLFSYSSSFKDFNSWYVQLWAESLGKIDAYGKKVGLTPIALIGSIDQHSFLQLIVQGSLDKTVTFLNINRKNYTEPKIPDLRMEFLENTDYVNGASFAKLISKQQIATKETLQAEGIPTDEIVIDFLCEKSVGQLIVYFELLTSCVGKIMDINTYDQPGVEFGKIRLKEMFDVKT; encoded by the coding sequence ATGATCAAGTTTGAGAGTTTTTATGATGCAATCAGATCAAGATCGATCCCCAATCCTAGCAGCGAGGCGTTGGATAGCGTCTATGAGGCGATTGTCAAAGAAAAAGTTTCCAACAAAAGTGGTTACTACAATCTTCCTTTTGAAAGTCGTGCCATCCAAGATAGTAGGCAATACATTCAAGCAAATCAAGAGTTTTTGTGTGGAATCAAACATCTTGTGATCATTGGTGTTGGGGGGAGTTCTTTGGGGACAAAAGCGATTGATACGATGCTTTGCCATCTTCCAAATCGCAAGGCGATAGAGCTAAAGTTTTTGGAGCATACAGATCCCATCGAGATCAGCAAAACTTTACAGGGTATCACCCTTGCAGATACGCTGTTTCTGATGGTTTCCAAATCTGGAAGCACGATTGAGACATCTTCACTGGCTAAATATGTGATCCATCATTTTGAGTTGCTCTCGCATCCCAAGCATTTGGTCGTGATTACAGATGAAGATTCGCCACTTTGCCATTGGGCAAAGCTCAAAGAGATCTATTGCATTTGCATTGCCAAAAATGTCGGAGGTCGGTTTTCGGTTTTGAGCTCTGTGGGGATTCTGCCTTTGATGATTTTGGGCTATGATGTGCAAAGTTTGCTTGATGGTGCAAAGATTTTTGTGATGAATTTTTTGCATCGCAAAGAAGATCATTTGCTTAGAAAAGCAATCTTTTTGGCAAAGAGTCGTGAGCGTTATCAAAACAATGTGTTGTTTTCTTATTCGAGTTCATTTAAGGATTTCAACTCTTGGTATGTGCAACTTTGGGCAGAGAGTTTGGGCAAAATTGATGCTTATGGCAAAAAGGTCGGACTCACGCCTATTGCTTTGATTGGGAGTATCGATCAGCATTCTTTTTTGCAGTTGATTGTGCAGGGGAGTTTGGATAAAACCGTGACTTTTTTAAATATCAATCGCAAAAATTACACAGAGCCAAAGATACCTGATTTGCGTATGGAGTTTTTGGAAAATACAGATTATGTCAATGGAGCCTCATTTGCCAAGCTTATCAGCAAACAACAGATTGCAACCAAAGAGACTCTGCAGGCTGAAGGGATACCTACAGATGAAATCGTGATTGATTTTTTGTGCGAAAAAAGTGTAGGACAATTGATTGTGTATTTTGAGCTTCTGACTTCTTGTGTCGGTAAGATTATGGATATCAACACCTATGATCAGCCCGGCGTAGAGTTTGGCAAGATTCGCTTGAAAGAAATGTTTGATGTTAAAACTTGA
- a CDS encoding MBOAT family O-acyltransferase produces MLFSSYIFVFIFLPIVFAVYFILNSKGFYRFSIAWLTFASLFFYSYWNIAYLPLLLLSITFNYTISGYMLKATDSSVFSRKTLLIIALVFNIALLGLFKYMDFFIDNINFVFGSHIGLLHIVLPLGISFFTITQIAFLVDCYEGLVKERNPLNYALFVTFFPHLIAGPILHHKEMMPQFADTKNKILNYENLAIGLFLFAIGLFKKTVIADSFAPWADAGFDAVDNGLVLNLFESWATILSYAFQLYFDFSGYSDMAVALGLMFNVKLPINFNSPFKALNISDFWRRWHMSLTNFLTTYIYTPMIRVFQNPSFAKMMLATFVTFFIAGIWHGAGWGFVIFGALHGVALVVNQYWKKKLSKILKVKIPKIISWFLTFIFVLIAWVFFRAESVQGAFNLLKGMFSTNIVLPISLETRLNFLMQYGIAFGRWASVITEPSYVVFSSIVFGFVVCLGFKNSMQIIANFKPTKLMLLAIVFLSVIALLCFDRTQQFLYFNF; encoded by the coding sequence ATGCTTTTTTCATCTTATATTTTTGTATTCATTTTTTTACCTATAGTGTTTGCAGTATATTTTATACTCAATTCCAAAGGATTTTACCGCTTTTCAATTGCTTGGCTTACTTTTGCAAGCTTGTTTTTTTATTCCTATTGGAATATTGCCTATTTGCCTCTTTTATTGCTTTCGATCACTTTTAATTACACCATCTCTGGCTATATGCTGAAAGCAACAGATTCATCAGTATTTAGTCGCAAAACATTGTTAATTATTGCATTGGTTTTTAATATTGCCCTACTTGGCTTGTTTAAATATATGGATTTTTTTATAGATAATATCAATTTTGTTTTCGGGAGTCATATTGGATTATTGCATATTGTTTTGCCCTTAGGAATTAGTTTTTTCACAATCACACAAATTGCGTTTCTAGTGGATTGCTATGAAGGTTTGGTTAAAGAACGCAATCCGTTAAATTATGCGTTGTTTGTTACATTTTTTCCCCATCTAATCGCTGGACCAATATTGCATCACAAAGAGATGATGCCACAATTTGCCGATACAAAAAATAAAATTTTAAATTATGAGAATCTTGCTATAGGATTATTTCTTTTTGCAATTGGATTATTCAAAAAGACTGTTATTGCTGATAGTTTTGCACCTTGGGCAGATGCTGGATTTGATGCAGTAGATAATGGGTTGGTATTAAATCTCTTTGAATCTTGGGCTACGATTTTAAGCTATGCTTTTCAACTCTATTTTGATTTTAGTGGATATAGTGATATGGCTGTAGCTTTGGGCTTGATGTTTAATGTCAAACTCCCCATTAATTTCAACTCACCTTTTAAAGCATTAAATATCTCTGATTTTTGGCGTAGATGGCATATGAGTTTGACAAATTTTTTGACAACTTATATTTATACGCCTATGATTAGAGTATTCCAAAATCCTTCTTTTGCAAAAATGATGTTAGCAACATTTGTTACATTTTTTATTGCTGGAATCTGGCATGGGGCTGGTTGGGGATTTGTGATTTTTGGAGCATTGCATGGTGTGGCTTTGGTTGTCAATCAATATTGGAAAAAGAAATTGAGCAAAATACTAAAAGTTAAGATTCCAAAAATCATATCTTGGTTTTTGACTTTTATTTTTGTGCTGATTGCTTGGGTCTTTTTTAGGGCAGAAAGTGTGCAAGGTGCATTCAATTTGCTCAAAGGAATGTTTAGCACAAATATCGTTTTGCCTATCTCTTTGGAGACTAGATTGAACTTTTTAATGCAATATGGTATAGCATTTGGTAGATGGGCATCGGTCATTACAGAACCTAGCTATGTTGTTTTTTCTAGCATTGTATTTGGTTTTGTTGTATGTTTAGGATTTAAAAATAGTATGCAAATTATTGCGAATTTCAAACCTACCAAACTTATGCTTTTAGCCATTGTTTTTTTGTCTGTCATTGCATTGTTGTGTTTTGATAGGACACAGCAATTTTTGTATTTTAATTTTTAG
- a CDS encoding TerC family protein: MLEWIADPQAWVTLITLSALEIVLGVDNIIFLAVLVNKLPEHQRNAGRIFGLALAMLTRIALLASIVWIMRLQTPLFSLMGVSISGRDLVLISGGAFLIYKSIQEIYAQIQDEEMIQVKRSGGFILTLIQIAILDIVFSLDSVITAVGMAQDLEIMILAIVVAVGVMMFVSKGVADFVQTYPTIKTLALAFLILVGGVLILDGFAVHIPKAYVYFAMGFSLSVELINLYIKKKSALNQSSD, from the coding sequence ATGCTAGAATGGATAGCAGATCCTCAAGCGTGGGTGACTCTGATCACTTTGAGTGCCTTAGAGATTGTGTTGGGGGTTGATAATATTATTTTTCTTGCCGTGTTAGTCAATAAGCTTCCAGAACATCAACGCAATGCGGGGAGAATCTTTGGCTTGGCGTTGGCTATGCTTACGCGTATTGCATTGTTAGCTTCTATTGTTTGGATTATGAGATTGCAAACTCCGCTTTTTAGCTTGATGGGTGTTTCTATCAGTGGGAGAGATTTAGTGTTGATTAGTGGTGGAGCATTTTTGATTTACAAAAGCATCCAAGAGATTTATGCTCAAATCCAAGATGAAGAGATGATACAAGTCAAGCGTTCGGGTGGGTTTATATTGACTTTGATTCAGATTGCTATTTTGGATATTGTGTTTTCTTTGGATTCTGTGATTACTGCTGTGGGAATGGCTCAAGATCTTGAGATTATGATTTTGGCGATTGTAGTTGCTGTAGGGGTGATGATGTTTGTCAGCAAGGGGGTTGCAGATTTTGTTCAAACTTATCCTACTATCAAAACCTTAGCCCTTGCTTTTTTGATTTTGGTGGGCGGGGTTTTGATTTTGGATGGTTTTGCTGTGCATATTCCCAAAGCTTATGTTTATTTTGCGATGGGCTTCTCGCTTAGTGTGGAGTTGATCAATCTTTATATCAAGAAAAAAAGTGCATTGAATCAATCAAGCGATTAA
- a CDS encoding phosphoglycerate kinase, protein MLAVAGIELMQKVQTPRDVNLEDKRVLIRVDFNVPMDQEFNISDDTRMREALPTINYCIDQGAKSIILVSHLGRPVGKNPDFSLKHILKRLERLLGKTVVFADDIDSAKSIQATVKNNNIILLENIRFYEGEERNDEALSKELSSLCDVYINDAFGTSHRAHASTYGITRFVPHKVAGLLLKKEIDSFAKAFSNPLKPVLLIVGGSKVSSKLELLNNILDLVDKIIIGGAMSNTFLKALGCEMQKSLVEEDLVGEALKILEHAKEKKVKVYLPVDVVSTDSLNAPKEIKITPVQDVPENFMAVDIGPASTKLFAQVVRDSQTIVWNGPLGVYEVSQFSRGTFNIAHSISDAYAFSLIGGGDTADAIDKAGERDNMSFISTGGGASLELLEGKVLPAFEVLDKR, encoded by the coding sequence ATGTTGGCGGTTGCTGGAATAGAGTTGATGCAAAAAGTGCAGACTCCTCGCGATGTGAATCTAGAAGACAAAAGGGTTTTGATTCGCGTTGATTTCAATGTCCCAATGGATCAGGAGTTCAACATCTCTGATGATACGCGTATGCGTGAAGCTTTGCCTACAATCAATTATTGTATTGATCAGGGGGCAAAAAGCATCATACTTGTGAGCCATTTGGGACGCCCAGTGGGCAAAAATCCAGATTTTTCATTGAAGCATATCCTTAAGCGTTTGGAGCGTTTGTTGGGCAAAACCGTGGTGTTTGCCGATGATATTGATAGTGCCAAAAGTATCCAAGCGACGGTGAAAAACAACAATATCATTCTGCTTGAAAACATTCGTTTCTATGAGGGGGAAGAGCGTAACGATGAGGCACTTTCAAAAGAATTATCAAGTTTGTGTGATGTGTATATCAATGATGCCTTTGGGACGAGCCATAGGGCACACGCTAGCACTTATGGAATCACGCGATTTGTGCCACACAAAGTCGCAGGACTTTTGCTCAAAAAAGAGATTGATTCTTTTGCCAAAGCGTTTTCTAATCCATTGAAGCCTGTTTTGTTGATTGTGGGCGGAAGTAAGGTGAGCTCCAAGCTTGAATTGTTGAATAATATTTTGGATCTAGTGGATAAAATCATCATCGGCGGAGCGATGAGCAATACTTTTCTCAAAGCTTTGGGGTGCGAAATGCAAAAATCACTTGTAGAAGAAGATTTGGTGGGGGAAGCACTCAAAATTTTGGAACACGCCAAAGAAAAAAAGGTAAAGGTGTATTTGCCCGTCGATGTTGTAAGCACGGATTCTTTGAATGCACCAAAAGAGATCAAAATCACTCCTGTGCAAGATGTGCCTGAGAATTTTATGGCTGTGGATATTGGACCTGCGAGCACCAAGCTGTTTGCTCAAGTCGTGCGTGATAGCCAAACGATTGTTTGGAATGGACCTTTGGGTGTGTATGAGGTGAGCCAATTCTCTAGAGGGACTTTTAATATTGCTCATAGCATTTCTGATGCGTATGCTTTTAGCTTGATTGGTGGTGGTGATACGGCTGATGCGATTGATAAGGCAGGAGAGAGGGATAATATGAGCTTCATTTCTACAGGTGGTGGGGCATCTCTTGAGCTTTTGGAAGGCAAGGTTTTACCAGCCTTTGAAGTGTTGGACAAAAGATAA
- a CDS encoding acyl carrier protein, translating to MQDIFRDIFDDDELIITESSNSEEIEDWDSLNHVNLVASIEKAFGIKFALGELQELKNVGEMLDLILKKIGEKEG from the coding sequence GTGCAAGATATTTTTAGAGATATTTTTGATGATGATGAACTCATTATCACAGAATCTAGCAATAGTGAGGAAATTGAGGATTGGGATTCTTTGAATCATGTTAATTTGGTCGCATCGATTGAAAAAGCATTTGGTATTAAGTTTGCACTAGGAGAGCTTCAGGAGCTTAAAAATGTTGGAGAAATGCTAGATCTTATTTTGAAAAAGATAGGGGAAAAAGAGGGTTGA